Within the SAR324 cluster bacterium genome, the region GTCGTCGTGCCACCAGCATTAAGCATATCCCGCCCAAAGCAATGATTGCAGCTACCTCCATCAATGATGCGTAGTACTCACCCTGATGCAGAGCAAACACCACTGAAGCTCCCAGCATTGACAAGACTCGACTCACATCTACCAGGGAGGTTGACAATCCTAAACGCCCCTTGATTGCCTCCTGCAGGTAACTAATGTTGATGCTCAAGAGCGCAGCAATTGCTAGGGCCACAATCCCCTGCAAAAAGAGAACTTGCAGCACAGTCTCGGCAATCGACATCAGTCCAAGATACAACGAAAAAATGGCAGAACTGGTGGCCAAAATGGTTTCCTTGCTCAGCCGCAAGGCTAGGTAGCCCCAAGCAATCATACAGGGCACTTCCACCGCAGCAGCCACTGATGCGTTGATACCGACTTGCTCCAGCGTCCCTCCCAGGTCCTGCATTATTACAAGGGGGAGGGCCGTGATGTTCAGCTGTAAAGCTATGGACCCCAGAATGATTCCTGAAATACCAATCTTGTAGGGATTGCTGATGTAGGCTTTGGGCAGAGTGCTAGTGGCGGCAGCTTCTACCTTCTTGCTTGCTTGTCCAATTCTGGCAGACTGGGTCCAGAGGAGTCCAAAGAGCAAAGTGAACGCGATGTGTGTTCCCGAGGCAAAGGCGAAAACGGAGAAACTGGAAGTCTGCACAGCCAGCCAACCGGCAACTGGAGGAAAGACGACCCAGGCAACCGTAAAGATCGTCCTCAGAAATGAAAGGATCAGTTCTGCTCGGTCTGGTATCTCCTAGTCCAGATAGGCTCTGGAGTAGGCAAAAGTCTGGGAGAAGAGCGCATTGCTAAAGGTTAGCAGCAGACAGTAGGCCGCAATGAAGGCAAATAGACTTTGCCAGGCCCAGACCAACCAAAAACCAACTGCACCCACAATGGCACAGAGGATAACAAGCCAACGACGATCGTTGATCTTATCAGAGAGCCATCCCAGCGCCACTCCCGCTGCTGCTCCAGCGAAGGCGTTGATCGCCATGACCGCAGCGTAGGTCATATTGGAAAGCTCCAAGGCCTCCAACCCAATAATCGCTCGAAAAGGAAATGTGGATGCGTTGCTGGCTCCAGCAAAGAAGATGTTCAGGCTCAGGATTCCCAGTACGGGAGAAATCCAGAATCCAGCTAATTTTGTTTGCATCCATTCACTGCGGAAAGTTGTACAGAGAACAAATCTCTGATTCAGCGGTCAGAGGGCAGCATTTCAGCCAATAACAAAACTTGGGACCATTCGTAGAGTTTTGTTCTTACATCAGAAACAAGGTGGGGTAGGGTTGACTAGGTTGGAAAAAACCGAGCTGGTCAGCAAAAATACGAACCAATGATTGCACCAGTCTGCGGTAGTCCGTCTGTTTTTCAGTGACAGGCTAGGCCATTCTTTTGGTGGCAATCAGCAGTACTTCATCTGCTACATCCTCTGCTAGATCAGAGATCCCTCCCAATCGTTGAAGCATGGCTTTGTACTGGAACTGGCGTGCCAGTTCCAGGGAATCATCTCGAAACACTCGAACCAATAACTGCTGTTCCACTCGATCAACCTCACTTTCCTGACGGGCAACTTCTTCGGCATGGCGAGGAACAGAGCGCAGATCGGAGAAGAGCGAGTCAACGGTGGCACTCAGTGCTCGTAGACAACTATGGGTCTTATGAAACATCAATACTAGGGAGGCTCGGAAATCATTGGGGAGTGGAGGGAGTTCCAGCAGCAACTCCTTGAGAGAATGGCGACATTGACCAGGAATGCGATCGAGCTTGGTGAGGAGGCGCAACACATCATCTCTGGAATCAGGCATGAGCGCTTCTCGCAGCAGCAATTGCTGAATTTGACGCTGCAAGTCGTCTAACTCGGACTCCAGGCGATCCACCTCTTGGGCTCGCTGCTCACACTCTGCGAGGTTGCCGTCCAGGTAGGCAGTCAGGGCCTCTCGATGATGAAGAGCCAGATCTTCTAAGTTCCTCAATAGAAATCTGATCAGGTCCTCAACCTGCTGCTGCTTGCGAAATAGGGAGAGTGTCAACATGCTTAGATGATCGCATGGCGGGCTTTGGCAGAGAACCACTCACTGAATAGCACGGTCAGGAAGATCATCAGTAGAATTAAGGTCACTTGAGGCCAGGCTAGAATGTTCAGAGATGCCTGAAGTTGCAGTCCGATTCCTCCAGCTCCGACCAATCCTAAGACCGTGGATTCACGAATGTTGATGTCCCAGCGGAACACAGACACACCAACAAAGGTAGGAAGAATTTGTGGAACGATGCCATAGGCAATCACCTGGGAACGACTGGCTCCTGTTGCCTTGATCGCTTCTACCTGGTTTTCATCAATCTCTTCAATAGCCTCATAGAGTAGTTTGGCAACAAAGCCAATGGATCGCAGGGCAATCGCAATGATCCCAGCCAGCACCCCAGGACCGAGGATGGAGACCAGCAGCAAAGACCAGATCAACGAGTTGATGGAGCGGGATGAGACAATGATCAATAGAGCAAAGGGTCGCAGCAGCACCGGGCTGGGCGAAGTGTTACGTGCTGCCAGGAAGGCTACAGGCACAGCTAGAACCAGGGCCAGCAGAGTACCGAGAGTAGCGATGTTCAGAGTATCCCACAGAGGAACCCAGAGCTTGTCGATGTACTCCCATCTTGGTGGGACCATCCTGGAACCGATGTCCGCAGCAATGGCTGGGGCATCCAGCACAAAGAACCATTCAGTCTTCTCTGAAACCAGTTGCCAACACCAGACAAACAGCGCTGTCCCAAAAAACCAAAGCGCCCAGTGGGTCAACTGTGTCTTGCGATCGCGATGCTTCCAGATCTTTTCTTGGGAGTTCATTTCAACGGGCATCACTGAACTCGCTTGCGAATCGCACTAGATGAATACTCGGCAAACATCACGATCCCAATGATCAGGATCAGGATGGCTGCGGCGGTATCAAATTCATAGCGGTCAAAGGCAGTATTCAGGGTGGCACCGATTCCTCCGGCTCCAACCAGTCCAACGACAGCTGATTCTCGAAAGTTGATGTCGAGTCGATAAAGAGAGAGTCCAATCAGACGAGGCATCACCTGCGGTTGAATGCCATAGTTCAACCACTGCCACCAACGAGATCCAGTGGAACGCACTGCCTCAGCTTGACTAGGATCAATGTTCTCAATCGCTTCAGCAAGCAGCTTGGCCAGGAATCCGATGGTTGCAAAAGAGATCGTCAGTACACCGGCGAAGGGGCCAAATCCAAAGATTGCCACAAAGAGGATGGCAATGATTACTTCCTGAAAGGTTCGAGAAATTGTAATGATTGATCGGCAGAACAGATAGATTGGAAGAGGAGCAAGATTGCGGGAAGCTCCAAGGGCAATCGGAATCGAAACAATAATGCCAATCACTGTGGAAACCACTGTCATCACCAGACTTTCTGCTAGCCCCTCTGAGATGTCGGTCCAACGCCCAGTGAAGTTCGGCTGTGCAAAGGCAGCAACAAATTTTAGTCCACGATCCAATCCTTCATAGACCCTCATCCAGTTGACTTCTACGGAACCGAGCGCTAGCAACATATAGAGCATGGTTCCAATGGTGATGCTCCAACGGAGTTTCGGATTCTCAATAAAGGGCTTGGGGCGCCAGGTGCGGGGAGCACTCATCAGAGGTTCTCCTCAAGATCAGCAACATCTTGATCAGACTCACTGCTCTGTCGTTTACGGACCGCAGTCCAGTCTTCCTCTCCATAAATCTGGGTCAGAACTTCTGGCGTTAGACCTTCTGGATCCCCATCATAAACAATTGAACCAGCTTGTAGCCCGACAATGCGCTGAGCAAACATCTGGGCCAGGGCGACATCATGAATATTGATGATCGCTGCCAGCTTGCGTTCAGTACAAAGCTCGGTGATTAGTCGCATGATCTGGCGGGAAGTTTTTGGGTCCAAGCTGGCGGTCGGTTCATCGACCAACAGCAACTCTGGGTTCTGAATCAGTGCCCGGGCAATACCAACCCGTTGGCGTTGTCCTCCAGAGAGTTCATCTGCCCGTTTATCAGCCATTGGTTCCAAGCCGACGCGGTCCAGCAGGGAAAAAGCCGTGTCAATATCTGACTGCGGAAAACGACGGAAGTAGCTGGCCCAAAACCCAACGTAACCCAATCGACCAGAGAGCACATTTTCCATCACGCTCAATCGCTCTACAAGTGCATATTCCTGGAAGATCATCCCAATTTTACGCCGGGCTTTGCGGAGCCCCCCTCCCCGTAAACGGGTAAGGCTCTCTCCATGTAGTAACACGTCTCCCGAAGTAGGCTCAACGAGGCGGTTGATGCAGCGGATCAGGGTGGACTTGCCAGCTCCAGACGGGCCAATCAAGGCGAGAACTTGTCCAGCTGGGACACTTAGGTCTACTTCCTTGAGAGCATGGTCGCCAGTGCGATAGCGTTTGCCCAGTTTCTTCAATTCAAGCATGAAAAATCTGCGAAGGGTCCGCCCCTAGAGGAGCGGACAAGGAAAAGTTACTTGCAGGAGTAGGAGACGTTATTGGCCTTGTCAATCGTGCGGATCACAGCCCAATGCTCCTGATAGGTGATTGGCAAAAACTGCCCTTCGTTGGACTTCTCGAACTCTACTTTCAGACTGGTTGGTGTGCCGTCTGGCTTATCCCACTCAAAGCTGGAGAAGGCTTCCTGAACTTTTTTTGCCACGTCAGGATGCAGGTTGTGAACATATCCAAATCCAGTCGTAGGGAAAGTCTGAGACTTATATATCGTGATCACATCCTCAGCCTTAATCACATTTCGTGAGATCATTCTTGATTTCACCGAGTTGGCGATAGAAGCTGCATCATAGTCCTTGTTGGCTACTCCAAGAATCGAGTTGTCGTGCTTTCCAGAGAAGGAAGGCTCAAAGTCTCGCTCGGGAAGCATATCAAACTCGGCTTTCAAGATCGCAGAAGGTGCCTTGAATCCGGAGTTGGAGGTTGGAGAGGTGAACGCCAGATTTCGTCCCTTGATGTCTTCCACCTTGTTGATACCACTACCTGGGTAAGTGATGATCTCCATTTCGTAGCCGAAGTTGCCATCAAGACTGGCCATGATCGTGAAGGGTACAAATCCGGCACAGTTGACAGCCAGTGGGTTTGAACCGGTATTGAAGCCTGCCACATGTATGCGGCCCGATCGCATCGCTTCGATTTGAGCTGCATTGGATTGAATGATAAAGTATCGAACTTTTTTGCCCGTTACGTTTTCCATGTGTGTAATAAAATCCACCCAAGCAGTCTTGTAGACTGCTGGATCTTCAACAGGCGTGTAAACAAAATTCAACGTGTCTGGGTTGACCCATTCACTTGGATCGGTGGGCGCATCCGCTACCAGGTCGCCGTCACGGTCACAGAATCGGCTATCCAGAGTTCCTCGTGGGCAATCCTGAGCTATTAGGGTTCCAGCAGTCAGTAGCGAGACACCCAAAACACCGGCGAAATGCAGCAAGCTTGTCAATCTCTTGAACATGTTTCCTCCACGGAAGTTCTTTAGGTTTTCCTACGGCAACAACAACGGGTGAACATTCCGCTGCTTTGCCGAAGACAACAAGATTCAGGAAAATGTGATGTTTTGATTCACGTTTCAAGCTATTCCTCCAAATCCACTCCTCTTGGTGTCGCTCAATGAAAGAAATTCGCTGGGTCAAACCTCTGTTTCGTTGGCTGTTTCTCCTGCTTGGAGCCTTGCTGATGCTAGCATTTTTTCAGCACAAGCTAATCTATCATCCCCGGTCCTATCCCGCAGGCTATCAACCCTGGAGGACGTCTTCTTTGGAACTTCTCCACTACCAAACAACAGAAGGTTCACAGACGGCGTACTACCTTCCCCCTGAGTATGATTCCATTCAACGAGTCTGGGTCCTGTTTGGTGGTAACGCTGGCTTGGCGTTGGATTGGTTGGGGCTGCTTACCCAGGTGAATCCAACTGGGGTGGGCTTTCTTCTGATTGATTATCCGGGTTATGGAGCGTGTGAGGGAAGCGCCTCCCCAGAGACGATTCGTATTTCTACAAGGGAAGCTGTCCAGGCGTGGAAGAGAGAGTTTGGGCGTGAATCACAGCCTAGCTGGGCCACCTTGGGACATTCGCTGGGAGCCGCAGCAGCTTTGCAGTTTGCAGAAGATCATCCGGTGGATCGAATCGTTCTCCTTGCGCCGTTCACAAGCTTGGCGGATATGGTGCGACATCTCTTTGGTGGCTGGCTGGTGCCGCTCTTGCGACATCCCTTTGAAAATCGGAAACCACTGCAGATGGTGTTGGAACGCAACCC harbors:
- a CDS encoding MFS transporter encodes the protein MRTIFTVAWVVFPPVAGWLAVQTSSFSVFAFASGTHIAFTLLFGLLWTQSARIGQASKKVEAAATSTLPKAYISNPYKIGISGIILGSIALQLNITALPLVIMQDLGGTLEQVGINASVAAAVEVPCMIAWGYLALRLSKETILATSSAIFSLYLGLMSIAETVLQVLFLQGIVALAIAALLSINISYLQEAIKGRLGLSTSLVDVSRVLSMLGASVVFALHQGEYYASLMEVAAIIALGGICLMLVARRLAGKDNC
- a CDS encoding DUF47 family protein, whose amino-acid sequence is MLTLSLFRKQQQVEDLIRFLLRNLEDLALHHREALTAYLDGNLAECEQRAQEVDRLESELDDLQRQIQQLLLREALMPDSRDDVLRLLTKLDRIPGQCRHSLKELLLELPPLPNDFRASLVLMFHKTHSCLRALSATVDSLFSDLRSVPRHAEEVARQESEVDRVEQQLLVRVFRDDSLELARQFQYKAMLQRLGGISDLAEDVADEVLLIATKRMA
- the phnE gene encoding phosphonate ABC transporter, permease protein PhnE, giving the protein MPVEMNSQEKIWKHRDRKTQLTHWALWFFGTALFVWCWQLVSEKTEWFFVLDAPAIAADIGSRMVPPRWEYIDKLWVPLWDTLNIATLGTLLALVLAVPVAFLAARNTSPSPVLLRPFALLIIVSSRSINSLIWSLLLVSILGPGVLAGIIAIALRSIGFVAKLLYEAIEEIDENQVEAIKATGASRSQVIAYGIVPQILPTFVGVSVFRWDINIRESTVLGLVGAGGIGLQLQASLNILAWPQVTLILLMIFLTVLFSEWFSAKARHAII
- the phnE gene encoding phosphonate ABC transporter, permease protein PhnE → MSAPRTWRPKPFIENPKLRWSITIGTMLYMLLALGSVEVNWMRVYEGLDRGLKFVAAFAQPNFTGRWTDISEGLAESLVMTVVSTVIGIIVSIPIALGASRNLAPLPIYLFCRSIITISRTFQEVIIAILFVAIFGFGPFAGVLTISFATIGFLAKLLAEAIENIDPSQAEAVRSTGSRWWQWLNYGIQPQVMPRLIGLSLYRLDINFRESAVVGLVGAGGIGATLNTAFDRYEFDTAAAILILIIGIVMFAEYSSSAIRKRVQ
- the phnC gene encoding phosphonate ABC transporter ATP-binding protein — encoded protein: MLELKKLGKRYRTGDHALKEVDLSVPAGQVLALIGPSGAGKSTLIRCINRLVEPTSGDVLLHGESLTRLRGGGLRKARRKIGMIFQEYALVERLSVMENVLSGRLGYVGFWASYFRRFPQSDIDTAFSLLDRVGLEPMADKRADELSGGQRQRVGIARALIQNPELLLVDEPTASLDPKTSRQIMRLITELCTERKLAAIINIHDVALAQMFAQRIVGLQAGSIVYDGDPEGLTPEVLTQIYGEEDWTAVRKRQSSESDQDVADLEENL
- the phnD gene encoding phosphate/phosphite/phosphonate ABC transporter substrate-binding protein, producing MFKRLTSLLHFAGVLGVSLLTAGTLIAQDCPRGTLDSRFCDRDGDLVADAPTDPSEWVNPDTLNFVYTPVEDPAVYKTAWVDFITHMENVTGKKVRYFIIQSNAAQIEAMRSGRIHVAGFNTGSNPLAVNCAGFVPFTIMASLDGNFGYEMEIITYPGSGINKVEDIKGRNLAFTSPTSNSGFKAPSAILKAEFDMLPERDFEPSFSGKHDNSILGVANKDYDAASIANSVKSRMISRNVIKAEDVITIYKSQTFPTTGFGYVHNLHPDVAKKVQEAFSSFEWDKPDGTPTSLKVEFEKSNEGQFLPITYQEHWAVIRTIDKANNVSYSCK
- a CDS encoding alpha/beta fold hydrolase; its protein translation is MKEIRWVKPLFRWLFLLLGALLMLAFFQHKLIYHPRSYPAGYQPWRTSSLELLHYQTTEGSQTAYYLPPEYDSIQRVWVLFGGNAGLALDWLGLLTQVNPTGVGFLLIDYPGYGACEGSASPETIRISTREAVQAWKREFGRESQPSWATLGHSLGAAAALQFAEDHPVDRIVLLAPFTSLADMVRHLFGGWLVPLLRHPFENRKPLQMVLERNPVSAILIAHGDRDEVVPVQMGRELAALNSKQIEYLEVPDTGHNDILSKLWPSLQQEFAASL